TGTCTTTATGGCCAGCATCGGCTTTTTCATGCAATTTTTCTACAATTGCCAAATCGAAGTTGATGGTCTTGAATTTAGCCGTAGAAACATTAAAATGCTCGCCTATCCGTTTTATTTGCTGCTCGTGCTCATATCCTGCAAATAAACGGGAAGCCTTCACCGGTTTGCCTTGGTAATGCATATAAGACAAGCAGTCTGCTTTTAGATCAGCTGCTGTAAGCGGTGTATCATTAAAGGGGTTCAAACTAATACACCAGGTACCGGTGGAAAGCAATACAAAAGGCTTAGAAAAACTCACCAAATAAGGAACCAAAGCGGCTGAACTATCATGGAACCCAGCGCCTACAGCATAATTGTTGCCGGGAAAAGACGCTTCAAAAGTACTGTCTGCCGGTACAATGGGAGCCAGCTTGTCTGCTATTTTTTCCTTTTCTACCCAATCGTGATAGCGATTACGCTTAAAATCCCATAAATTGGTATGGCAGCCAATGCTTGTCATATCCGAGTATACTTTACCCGAAATCAAAAAGCTCATATACTGAGGTAGATGTAAAGCCTTGTACATTTTTTTAAAGATCTCGGGCTTTTCATATTTGATTCGGTACAATTGCATACCTGAATTCAGGCTGTCAAGTACGGGCGATGCTGTTTCGAGCGCAAAAGCATCTTCTCCCCCGTAGGTACGGTAAAATTTTTCTTTGAGGTGTATAGGGTAAGGTTTCAGATAATTATATAAAGGTGTTAAGGGTTTA
This Olivibacter sp. SDN3 DNA region includes the following protein-coding sequences:
- a CDS encoding FGGY-family carbohydrate kinase translates to MNKIPVIAIFDVGKTNKKLFLFDEHYQIVFERSARFTETVDEDGDPCENLASLRLSVFDSLHEVFRRQEFDIKAINFSTYGASLVYIDKDGKPLTPLYNYLKPYPIHLKEKFYRTYGGEDAFALETASPVLDSLNSGMQLYRIKYEKPEIFKKMYKALHLPQYMSFLISGKVYSDMTSIGCHTNLWDFKRNRYHDWVEKEKIADKLAPIVPADSTFEASFPGNNYAVGAGFHDSSAALVPYLVSFSKPFVLLSTGTWCISLNPFNDTPLTAADLKADCLSYMHYQGKPVKASRLFAGYEHEQQIKRIGEHFNVSTAKFKTINFDLAIVEKLHEKADAGHKDSPQRKLAKFASRDLSIFESATVAYHQFMLDLVEAQKSATELAIGNTAVKRLFVDGGFGKNVVFMNLLAAAFPQTEVFAASMAQATAVGTAMAIHASWNSLPFPNDIIELKYYAPLSKAVF